A segment of the Geoglobus ahangari genome:
TCGCGGTAAAAGACCCTGAACATCTACCATCCCTCTGGCTTGAACCTGAGTATCGCAGCTATACCACCAAACGCGTTCTTGAGCATCGCTCCCTCCTCTGAATCCGAGGAGATGAACTCCACCTTCGCCCCACCTGCCTCGGCAAGCTCTGCAAGCTCGAGGATGACGTCCCTCCTCTCCACCTCCTCCATCTTGACGTTGTCCTTCTCGCAGACCATGTCCCTGCTCGTGTTCTCCTTTATCGTCACCTCCTTCTCCTCCCCACACACAGGACAGCGGTACTTGACCCTCTCGTACCTCAGATCCTCGGAGATCAGCAGCGTGTCCACAGCCCCCATGCTGAGGTACTTCCTCACCTCGTCCTCTCCGTAGGCTGCAGCGCCATCCTTGACGACCTCCTTCAAGAAGCGGTTCATAATCTTCTTCTCCCTCATTATGTCGAGCTCCTGCAGAGCGTCGCTCGCCTTCTCAACCAGCTCGTAAAGCCCGCTCTCGTCCGTGTAGCTCACGTCGAACAGCCCTATGACCTTCTTCTGGATCTCGTGGTGCAGGTAGTTGCCCTCGTAGAACTCCTCCTTTGTTGGGGATGGCCCGCCTATCAGCACGCCCATAAGATCATCCTTGTACTGCAGCAGCGCCTCGCTCGCCTTCTCGCCCACCCTCTTGTAAAACTCGTGGATGGCTATCTCCCTCAGCCTCTCAAACCTCACGCTGCTCTGTCCACCCTGCCTGTGCTTTCCGGGAACGTTTGATGTCGCGTAAGCAAGAGCCTCAATCCTCTTGCCCCTCAGGATGCCTATGGTCGCCTCCCTCCTGTCCAGCACGATGAGCCCGTAGACCTTCTTCTCCACCAGCATCTCCTTGAGGGGCTCGAGGTAGAAGGTGGAGTCGCAGTGGTACTTGTAAAGCGGGACTGGCTCTGGTGGCTCGATGATGTCGGTTATGTGCTTCTCCTTTCCCCCTCCAAGGTCGATTACGCCGCTGATTATCACCATTCCGTTCTCCGGAGGTTTCCTGAAGTACTTAAGCCTCTGGAGGATCGCCTCAAGCCCCGCCATCACGTGGGTCCTCGTCTGCTTGGACTTTATGTTCTGAGCCTGACTTAACTCGTTCCTGAGCTGGGATGCAACATCAGCCAGATTCTTATCGGGAGGAATGTAAAGGGTGATCAGCTCGGTACCCCTGCCCTTGTACTTCTCGAGCTCCTCGAGCTTTCTCCTAAACTCGTACTTCAGCCTTGTGTCCATGACCACCACCTCACGCAGGATGTTTATAATACCTCGCCCTCAGACCCTGCCACGTCCTTATCGCCCTCAAAAGGTCTATTTTCCTGAAACTCGGCCAGTAAACATCCACAAAATAGGTCAAGCTTCCCGCGCTCTGCCACGGCAGGAAGTTGGAGAGCCTCTGCTCCCCGCCAGTTCTTATGAGAATGTCTACCCTCTCATAACCGTTATCGGAGTAGAGGTATCTGGAGAAGAGAGCCTCGTCAATCTCGTCAGGCCTGACCTTCCCGTCCCTGACGTCCCTGAGCAGTGCCCTAACCGCATCAACGATCTCCTGCCTGCCCCCGTATGCAAATGCTATGTTCAGGTAGTAGCTGTCGTAGCCGGCGGTCTCCCTCTCAACCTCCTCTATAGCCTCGAGAACGTCATCCGGCAGCAGGTCTCTCCTGCCCACGACCCTGACCCTCATCCTGTCCCTGTGGGTTCTCGGATCATTCAGGAGCCTTCTGATCTCCTTCTTGAACAGCTCGAATATGTGCCTCCTCTCCTCCTCGTCCCTCCTGAAGTTTTCTGTCGAGAACGCGTAGAGCGTGACAGTCCTCACACCAAGCTCCCTGCACCACTCCAGAACCTTCTCGGCCTTTCTCGAGCCGAAGAAGTGGCCCATGTAGACCGGAAGCCCCCTCCTCCTCGCGTACCTCCTGTTTCCGTCCATAATGATGGCTATGTGCTTCGGTATCTCCCCCCTCCTGACCCTCCTGAGCAGTAGCAGCTCGTAAACCTTACTTATCATACTCCCTCAGAATTGAGCTAACCAGACCCTCATACTCCTTCTTCAGGTAGTACCTGTTTTTCTCACCCATCTCCACCTTCAGAATGCCAAGCCTCGCGCTCATCAGACCAACCATTGCCGATACTCCCCTCGGGTTGAGCTCGTAGCCGTTCTCACTCAGCTTCCTGTGGAGCTCCTCAGTCGTGTACTTGTTGCCATCGAGAAGTATTCCTATGAGCGTCTTTCTGATGCCACTCCTGTCCCTCTCCAGATACTTCCTGAGCCTTTTTTCAATCTCTTCCACCTTCACTTCCTCACCTCAACGGATGTTTTTCCAAGATAGTTCTGTCGTGCGTCGGATACCTCTCGATAAGCGACGCGTCAAACGAGCTGCTCAGATTTTCAGCAACCTCAACCGGAACCTCGAAACCCTCCTCAACCTCTACAAACTCGGCACCCATCTGAATTAAGACTTTTCTGATTTCCTCCTTGTCCCCCTCCACGAGCCCGCAGATGACCGTCCCCTCGGACGTCACCCTGTAGAACTCGGGAAGGTTGAATGCCATCCTTATGAGCCTCCTCCTGAACTGGGCGATCTCCTTGAACCTCACGCTGCAGAAGTGGAACCTCTCAACCCTCCCAGCATACATGTCCGCTATCTCCTTGCTTTTCTCCGCCTCGAAGAACTCCCCGGGCTTCCACCCAGCTCTCTCGAGCTCCTCAAAGTTCGATGTTGAGAACTCGAGCTCGTTGACGTTCAGAAACGCATCTGCGGAATTGACGACCTCCACCACATCATCCCTGAACTCCAGAGCAGGGATCTCGAAGCCAGCCTCCATTCCAAGTGATCTGGCCCTTAAGAGCGGCCTTTCGTAGGCCCTCACGTTCTCCAGTCCCGGCGGGTGGAACCTTATCTCGTCAAGCCCGCTCTCGGCGAGCTTCTCAAGGATTTTGTCCTCTGCGGGGATGCTCGTGTAAAGGTGGGTGTGGAGTCCTGCATGGGAAAAAACCTCTAAATACTCCCTGACCCTCTCAAGCCTCGCAAGCGGCTCTCCTCCCGTTATTGCTACCCCCTCTGCAGACATTGAGAGTATCTCATCCACAACGTCGTCAATGCTTTCAACGAACCTCTCGTTGGCGTACACAACATCCCTTCCCTTCCTCTCCTCGGAGATCGGGCAGTAGTAGCAGGCGTGGGGGCACTTTCCGGTGACGAACAGAACCATCTTTGCCCCCATCCTGCAGAGCCTGCACCCCTCGGTGAGGTAGGAGTAGTAGCTCCCGCCCTCAATTCTCCTGAACCTCATATCTCGGCGAACCTCTTCTTGACGAAACCCACACCCAAGGACTGCAGGAAGTAGCCTGCCCTCGGCCCGTGCTTGGTGTCGAGAATCGCCTTGTAGATTGCCTGAAAAGCCTTCGCGGGCTTTATGCCCACCTCTCCTGCGACATCGTAAACCAGCTTGTGTATCCTTTCAGCGCTCATGCCCTCCTCCAGTTTCTCAGCAAACGCCCTCAGGAACCTCCTCTCCTCCTCGCTGAACTCGGAGGTTATCTCATCCCTGCTCTTGACCCTGAACTTCAGGTTGTCCGGGGCGTACTTTTCAAGCCACGCCCTCGCGTACTTCAGCCTCCTCTCCACGTCCCTCCTGAGCTCATCGTTGATGTCATGGCCATTCCTCGCCAGTATCTCCAGAACCCTGTCCACATCCCATTCAGCGATCTGCCCGACTACTATCAGGTGCCTGAACGGGACGTCTGAGTAGGTGACGTCTCCAACAAGAGACAGCTCCACGCTCCTGTCTCCCTTTCTGTAGGCGTCCTCGAACTCGTCGATCATGTCAAGCAGACCTATGCCCGGGTCGAACTCGATATGCCTCTCGGGCTTGCTCCTGATGATTATGTACCTGACTATCTCGGGGGGCAGAACCTCTACCATCTCCCTGACCGGCACCACAATGCCCTTCGAGCTCTTCATCGCTCCCTTGCCCTTCAGGTGGATCCACTCGTAAACGATAGGGAAAGGTGGCTCTATTCCGAACACCTCCCTCGCGATCCTCTTGCCCGAGTCGTAGCTCCCTCCAGCAGCAGCATGATCCTTTCCGAAGGGCTCAACGTCTATCCCGAGGATGCCCCACCTTGCGGGCCAGTCAACCCTCCAGACGAGCTTCCCCTCGGTTATGTCGTTCTCACCCTCATACCCGCAATCGCACCTGTAAGAGACCTTCTTCCCGTCAAATCCCGTAACCCTCGCGGAGTTTATCCTCCCACAGTTCTTGCATAGGGGCATGAAGGGGCTCCAGCCCTCCTCAACCTCCCTTCCCGAGACCTCCCTGAGTATCTCAGCGATCCTGTCCCTGTTCTCGAGCGACTTCACGGTCATCTCCCTGTACTCCCCACTCTCGTACATCCTGTGTGCCTCCTTGAGCGTAACGGGAATTCCGAGGATATCGAGGGACTCGAGGAAGGGCTGGAGGAAGTGTTCCGCATAGCTGTCATGACAGCCCTCAGGATCGGGAATCCTGCTGAGAGGCATCCCCACGTAGTTCTCGTACTCCTCGGGGAGGAACGGGTAGCGCTTTCTTAGGGGGTCAAAGGTGTCGGCGATGTAAACGATCTCGGCCTTCCCGCCCTTGTCCTCGATCGCCCTCCTCACCGCATCTGCTGTGAGCATCTCCCTGAGGTTGCCCAGATGTATGTGCCCGCTCGGCGTTATGCCGGTGGCTATCCTGACCCTGTCCTTCATTCTGAGTATCCTGTCTGCGATGACGTCAGCCCAGTGAATGATTTCGCTCATCGCCTCACCAAAATCAGGAGGTTTTAAAAAAGTTTCATCCTCCTCTTGAGATAGGCGTTCTGAAGGGCGAGGGCCGAGAGGTGGCTTTCAAAGGACTCGAAGTCCGGCACGGGCTCGTTCAGGAACACGCCCGTCCTTCCGACCTCCCTCCTCCTCTCGAGAACCCTGAACCTCTCGATGACTATCTCAATCCCGACCCCGAGGAAGTCCGCGAGCTCGCTCTTGTCCATCTCGTCAGCCGGGATCTCGTAATGGCCGTCCCTGAGCGGGACAATTAGCACAAGCCTCTTGTCCACGCCAGAAACCCGTTTTTCGGAGAGAAGCATGTCCAGATCAAGATATCCGCCGAACCTGTAGAAGTCCATCTCCTTCTCCTTCATCTTGACGAGGGGGAAGCTGACGCTCGCGTTCTCCAGCACAATCTCCCCCTTTATCGCGTAGTTTGGCGTTGCCTGAACTATCCTCCTCTCCAGAATGTAGAAGTCCTCGAGTGCGAGTTCGATCTTGTAGGATGGGATGTTGAGGGGGATGAAGATGTCAACGTCGCTCGTCTTCCTGACGTCACCCCTCGCAACTGAGCCGTAGACTATGCTCGGGATTCCTGAGCTCTCGAGGGTCTCCATGATCTCCCTGGCTACCCTCCTCTTCTCCCTGAGCAGCCTCCACCTGTCCTCTCCGTACCTCACCTTCCTCCTGCTTCCGAATGTCGCCGTCTTCCCCCTCATCCTTCCACAATGCTATCAATCCACCTGAGAAACTCCGCATTGCCCTCCTCAACGTTGATTGCACATATGCACGGGGTGGTGTAGGGGTGGAGCCTCTTGACCTCCTCCCTGACCTTCGAGTACATCTCCGCCCTTGTCTTCACAATCATCGCAACCTCGCTGTCGTCCTGGATCTCCCCCTCCCACCAGTACATGGAGTTTATCCTCCAGAAGTTGACGCATGCTGCAAGCCTGTTCTCGAGGAGGTGTCTTGCAACCTTCCTCGCAGAATCCTCATCCGGAAACGTGATGTAGATGAAATAGTACATGGTAAAAGCTGTTCCGCAACATATTTAAATTTTTAACCCATCCTGATTGAAGGATGAGGGTCGGAATCACTCTGATTTCCGTGTTTCTGCTGTTCATGTTCTCCGTGTCTGCGTTCACAGCATTTTCAATTCTGCTTGCAGGAGACCAGTTCGCGAAGGCGTTCAGGGAGGAGATGGAGAAGTATGGGGCTGGAGACGTGAACCCCGAGGACTTCATCCCCCTCGCCGTCGCTGTCGGCTTCGCGTTCTCCCTCGCCTACCTCATTGCGGGAATTGGCCTGCTCACGAGGAGAGAGTGGGGAAGAAAGCTTGCAATTCTCATAGCAATCATCCACGTCATCTACGGGATAATGGCGGTGGCGATACCCGAGGTGGGGGTTCCGAACCTGCTGATCGGCGGTGCTATTCTGCTTTACCTGAGAAGGAAGGACGTGAGGGCAGAATTTGTGCAGGAGATGACCATAGAGGAGAGGGTGCTCGGGAGGAGGCTGGACTGAACGCAAGTTTAATTAAGCACCTGTCAGAGTTGGGAGCAATGGATGCTCTGACCGCACTGACAATCTTCCTCGCATACTGGGCGATAGTCGAGTTCCTCAAGAGACGGGGGGTTCTGGAGAGGAGGGGAATCACCGCCTACGGGCCAGTGCTGATGATAAGGACCGAGAGGGGCATAGAGCTCCTGAAGAGGCTTGCCCGGAGAAGGAGGTTCTGGATCGTCCTCGGAAACGCCGGGATACCCGCGGTCTTTGCCGGGATGGTGTTCATGTTCGTCCTCATCCTGTTCATGGACTACACCCTCTTCACATCCCCTCCACCACCCTCAGACCTCACGAGCCCGAGGAACGCTCTGCTGATTCCCGGGGTGAACCAGTACATCCCCCTCGTGTGGGGGCTCATAGGGCTGATAGTCACCCTCATAGTCCACGAGTTCAGCCACGCGATTTCCGCGCTCTCGGAAAACATAAGGGTGAAGTCACTGGGAGTCCTCGTGGCTCTCGTGCCAATCGGCGGATTTGCCGAGCCGGACGAGGAGCAGCTCCTCCACCACTCGGAGAGGGGGACGAGGTTGAGGGTGTTCTCCTCAGGAGTCATAAGCAATTTCATCACCGCCGCAATCGCGTTTTCAATTTTCTTCTACCTCCTCGGCTTCATAACTCCGTCAATCGCGGTTCTGAGTTCAGATAACCCTGACCTGAAGGTAGGAGACGTTGTCGTGGAGATAAACGGGGTAAAGGTGACGAGCCCGGACGACATATCGAAGGCTGTTGGAGAGCAAGGCAAGATCGTGCTGAAGCTTGCGGACGGCAGAGAGGTTCAGCTCTCAGGGGTGACAGGGGTCAAGATCGTGCAGGTTGTTGACGGCTATCCAGCGAAAGAGGCAGGGATTCAGGAGGGGTGGATAATAACGGCCGTTGACGGAAAGAAGATACACACGCTCAGAGACTTCCTCAAAGCCATGGAGGGGAAGAAGGGCGGGGACAGGGTTGAGATTCAGGTGTTCGACGGCTCCGAGTACAGGAACTACACGCTCACCCTGAAGGATGCGAACGGAAGGGGGCTCATGGGTGTGCAGGTGACGGAGTACTTCGCGGGGGTGACGTTCAGCTACTTCTACGCGGAGAACATACTGAACACGCTTAGGGGAATTCCGTCAATGCTCACAAACCCGGCAGGCTGGCTCTTCCTGATATCGATGCCGATAATATTCTTCAACAGCTTCTCCTTCCCAATCACCGCGTTCTTCCACTCGTCTGTCGGAGGCTGGATTTTCTACGCGCTCAACACCTTCTACTGGATTGGATGGATCAACTTCTATGTCGGACTGTTCAACTGCCTGCCAGCCGTTCCGCTGGATGGTGGAAGGGTGTTCTACGATGTGGCGGAGAAGCTTGGTGGAAAGAGGAGCGCTGAGATCGCATCGAAGTTTCTCTCCTCGCTGATCTTCGGCTCGATAATTCTTTCAATCGTGATACCCAACATGCCGCGATGAAGTGCAAGAGATGTGGCAGAAACGCCTTCGAGAAGTTCAGAGGCACATACTACTGCAGGGAGTGTCTGATAACAAAGTACGAGGGTGCTGTGGAGTCGGCGATCAGGAGATACAGGATGATCAGGAAGGGGGAGAGGGTGCTCACGGCTCTGAGCGGTGGCAAGGACAGCGTGGCCATGCTCTCGTCCCTCAGAGTGCTCTCAAAGAGAATCGGCTTT
Coding sequences within it:
- the uppS gene encoding polyprenyl diphosphate synthase; the encoded protein is MISKVYELLLLRRVRRGEIPKHIAIIMDGNRRYARRRGLPVYMGHFFGSRKAEKVLEWCRELGVRTVTLYAFSTENFRRDEEERRHIFELFKKEIRRLLNDPRTHRDRMRVRVVGRRDLLPDDVLEAIEEVERETAGYDSYYLNIAFAYGGRQEIVDAVRALLRDVRDGKVRPDEIDEALFSRYLYSDNGYERVDILIRTGGEQRLSNFLPWQSAGSLTYFVDVYWPSFRKIDLLRAIRTWQGLRARYYKHPA
- a CDS encoding radical SAM protein, which encodes MRFRRIEGGSYYSYLTEGCRLCRMGAKMVLFVTGKCPHACYYCPISEERKGRDVVYANERFVESIDDVVDEILSMSAEGVAITGGEPLARLERVREYLEVFSHAGLHTHLYTSIPAEDKILEKLAESGLDEIRFHPPGLENVRAYERPLLRARSLGMEAGFEIPALEFRDDVVEVVNSADAFLNVNELEFSTSNFEELERAGWKPGEFFEAEKSKEIADMYAGRVERFHFCSVRFKEIAQFRRRLIRMAFNLPEFYRVTSEGTVICGLVEGDKEEIRKVLIQMGAEFVEVEEGFEVPVEVAENLSSSFDASLIERYPTHDRTILEKHPLR
- a CDS encoding site-2 protease family protein — protein: MDALTALTIFLAYWAIVEFLKRRGVLERRGITAYGPVLMIRTERGIELLKRLARRRRFWIVLGNAGIPAVFAGMVFMFVLILFMDYTLFTSPPPPSDLTSPRNALLIPGVNQYIPLVWGLIGLIVTLIVHEFSHAISALSENIRVKSLGVLVALVPIGGFAEPDEEQLLHHSERGTRLRVFSSGVISNFITAAIAFSIFFYLLGFITPSIAVLSSDNPDLKVGDVVVEINGVKVTSPDDISKAVGEQGKIVLKLADGREVQLSGVTGVKIVQVVDGYPAKEAGIQEGWIITAVDGKKIHTLRDFLKAMEGKKGGDRVEIQVFDGSEYRNYTLTLKDANGRGLMGVQVTEYFAGVTFSYFYAENILNTLRGIPSMLTNPAGWLFLISMPIIFFNSFSFPITAFFHSSVGGWIFYALNTFYWIGWINFYVGLFNCLPAVPLDGGRVFYDVAEKLGGKRSAEIASKFLSSLIFGSIILSIVIPNMPR
- the lysS gene encoding lysine--tRNA ligase, with translation MSEIIHWADVIADRILRMKDRVRIATGITPSGHIHLGNLREMLTADAVRRAIEDKGGKAEIVYIADTFDPLRKRYPFLPEEYENYVGMPLSRIPDPEGCHDSYAEHFLQPFLESLDILGIPVTLKEAHRMYESGEYREMTVKSLENRDRIAEILREVSGREVEEGWSPFMPLCKNCGRINSARVTGFDGKKVSYRCDCGYEGENDITEGKLVWRVDWPARWGILGIDVEPFGKDHAAAGGSYDSGKRIAREVFGIEPPFPIVYEWIHLKGKGAMKSSKGIVVPVREMVEVLPPEIVRYIIIRSKPERHIEFDPGIGLLDMIDEFEDAYRKGDRSVELSLVGDVTYSDVPFRHLIVVGQIAEWDVDRVLEILARNGHDINDELRRDVERRLKYARAWLEKYAPDNLKFRVKSRDEITSEFSEEERRFLRAFAEKLEEGMSAERIHKLVYDVAGEVGIKPAKAFQAIYKAILDTKHGPRAGYFLQSLGVGFVKKRFAEI
- a CDS encoding nucleotidyltransferase domain-containing protein, producing the protein MRGKTATFGSRRKVRYGEDRWRLLREKRRVAREIMETLESSGIPSIVYGSVARGDVRKTSDVDIFIPLNIPSYKIELALEDFYILERRIVQATPNYAIKGEIVLENASVSFPLVKMKEKEMDFYRFGGYLDLDMLLSEKRVSGVDKRLVLIVPLRDGHYEIPADEMDKSELADFLGVGIEIVIERFRVLERRREVGRTGVFLNEPVPDFESFESHLSALALQNAYLKRRMKLF
- the prf1 gene encoding peptide chain release factor aRF-1, which encodes MDTRLKYEFRRKLEELEKYKGRGTELITLYIPPDKNLADVASQLRNELSQAQNIKSKQTRTHVMAGLEAILQRLKYFRKPPENGMVIISGVIDLGGGKEKHITDIIEPPEPVPLYKYHCDSTFYLEPLKEMLVEKKVYGLIVLDRREATIGILRGKRIEALAYATSNVPGKHRQGGQSSVRFERLREIAIHEFYKRVGEKASEALLQYKDDLMGVLIGGPSPTKEEFYEGNYLHHEIQKKVIGLFDVSYTDESGLYELVEKASDALQELDIMREKKIMNRFLKEVVKDGAAAYGEDEVRKYLSMGAVDTLLISEDLRYERVKYRCPVCGEEKEVTIKENTSRDMVCEKDNVKMEEVERRDVILELAELAEAGGAKVEFISSDSEEGAMLKNAFGGIAAILRFKPEGW
- the cutA gene encoding divalent-cation tolerance protein CutA → MYYFIYITFPDEDSARKVARHLLENRLAACVNFWRINSMYWWEGEIQDDSEVAMIVKTRAEMYSKVREEVKRLHPYTTPCICAINVEEGNAEFLRWIDSIVEG
- a CDS encoding DUF2551 domain-containing protein, with product MKVEEIEKRLRKYLERDRSGIRKTLIGILLDGNKYTTEELHRKLSENGYELNPRGVSAMVGLMSARLGILKVEMGEKNRYYLKKEYEGLVSSILREYDK